In Belonocnema kinseyi isolate 2016_QV_RU_SX_M_011 chromosome 4, B_treatae_v1, whole genome shotgun sequence, a single window of DNA contains:
- the LOC117170746 gene encoding uncharacterized protein LOC117170746 has product MSDYLTLGHMRIITEEDLRRTDCIVKYIPYQGIWQQGDDGDRLRVVFDAFRPTSSGWSLNDILHCGPKQETEAWVVLLRWRTRRVGFATDVEMIFRGIWLDERDVDLHRTLWSPSEEEPQLCNDDGKDYTEAIEAFLKDRYVDDILTGAHEVEVALRLQDHLIKLMKAGGFRLRKCVSNQPELLKKLDASDSLRPTWISFSTDNPVRELVIASAKQAQNTVVIFDPCGWLAPATLMIKLLIQDLGRAGLDWDEIFLPRWIFTGPQTNNTAIYAFSDAGRRAMASVVYSPTSTTDDTGIVNLLVAKTRLFWTESAGRNQLLTQSWTVMYVHQIQELSPPTIWRYVPSELIPPFFGIENIIFEKLPIFTPLSYFLRW; this is encoded by the exons ATGTCCGATTACCTAACACTCGGTCACATGAGAATTATAACCGAAGAGGATCTACGCCGGACTGACTGCATCGTGAAATACATTCCATACCAAGGCATATGGCAGCAAGGCGACGATGGTGACCGTCTGAGAGTGGTCTTCGACGCTTTTCGACCCACATCTTCGGGATGGAGCCTCAACGACATATTACACTGTGGTCCAAAGCAAGAAACAGAGGCTTGGGTGGTCTTATTGCGCTGGAGAACGCGTAGAGTCGGGTTCGCCACGGACGTCGAAATGATATTCCGAGGAATATGGCTCGATGAGAGAGACGTAGACCTACATCGCACATTGTGGAGCCCGAGTGAAGAAGAACCA CAGCTGTGCAACGACGATGGGAAGGATTATACGGAAGCTATAGAGGCATTCCTGAAGGACAGATATGTTGACGATATTCTCACAGGAGCTCACGAGGTGGAAGTTGCTCTCCGGTTACAGGATCATCTCATTAAATTGATGAAGGCCGGAGGATTCCGTTTAAGAAAGTGCGTATCAAATCAACCTGAGCTGCTGAAAAAACTGGATGCGAGCGACAGTCTTCGGCCAACATGGATCAGTTTCTCCACCGACAATCCTGTTCGTGAGCTGGTTATCGC ATCAGCAAAGCAAGCGCAGAATACTGTCGTCATATTTGATCCATGTGGTTGGCTTGCCCCGGCCACGCTAATGATAAAACTCCTCATTCAAGACTTAGGGAGAGCTGGCTTGGACTGGGATGAGATCTTCCTTCCCAGATGGATCTTCACAGGCCCGCAAACAAACAACACAGCGATTTACGCTTTTTCGGACGCAGGCAGACGAGCCATGGCTTCGGTGGTCTACTCACCAACATCAACAACTGATGATACTGGCATAGTAAATTTGCTAGTGGCAAAAACCAGATTGTTTTGGACTGAATCCGCTGGAAGGAACCAACTGCTAACTCAATCGTGGACAGTTATGTACGTCCACCAAATTCAAGAGCTTTCGCCGCCGACGATCTGGCGATATGTTCCATCTGAGTTGATCCCGCcattttttggtattgaaaatattatttttgaaaaactgccgATTTTCACTCCGTTGAGCTATTTTCTGAGGTGGTAA